A genomic window from Brassica oleracea var. oleracea cultivar TO1000 chromosome C8, BOL, whole genome shotgun sequence includes:
- the LOC106307959 gene encoding pentatricopeptide repeat-containing protein At1g03540 has translation MNLILKRHFSQRLTPLVNVSASSPTKQSRILEYCKRGRLTDAIRILNTTLSCDISAKPNLYAALLQTCTKVLSFTHGLQFHAHVVKSGLETDRYVGNSLLALYFKLGHDMKETRRVFDGMFVKDAISWTSMMSGYVRGKEHVKALEMFVEMVVSFGFEPNAFTLSAAVKACSQIGDVRLGRCFHCVVIARGFEWNHVISSTLAYMYGVNQEPVDARRVFDEMPEPDVFSWTAVLSAYSKNDLYEQALGLFYVVNRGKGLVPDESTFGTVLTACGNLRRVKRGKEIHGKLITNGISSNVVVESSLLDMYGKCGSVREARQVFNGMSKKNTVSWSALLGGYSQNGEHERVIEMFREMDEKDLYCFGTLLKACAGLAAVRLGKEVHGQYVRRGCRDNVIVESALVDLYGKSGCVDSATRVYSKMTIRNMITWNAMLSALAQNGRGEEAVSFFNDMVKKGIKPDYISFIAVLTACSHTGLVEEGRNYFAMMTESYGIKPGTEHYSCMIDLLGRAGLFEEAENMLERAECRDDASLWGVLLGPCAADADALAIAERIAKRMMELDPKYHMSYVLLSNMYKSIGRHGDALKIRRLMVRRGVIKTIGQSWVDAH, from the coding sequence ATGAATCTCATACTCAAGCGCCATTTCAGCCAACGTCTCACGCCGTTAGTTAACGTTTCAGCCTCTTCTCCGACGAAACAGTCTCGGATTTTGGAATACTGTAAACGGGGTCGTCTCACTGACGCCATTCGGATCCTAAACACAACGCTCTCGTGTGATATCTCCGCGAAACCCAATCTCTACGCGGCTCTCCTGCAAACATGCACCAAAGTCTTATCCTTCACCCACGGCCTTCAGTTCCACGCCCACGTTGTCAAATCGGGCTTAGAGACGGACCGTTACGTTGGAAACAGTTTGCTCGCTCTCTACTTCAAGCTGGGACATGATATGAAAGAGACGCGGAGGGTTTTCGACGGGATGTTCGTCAAAGACGCCATCTCCTGGACTTCGATGATGTCTGGATACGTCAGAGGTAAAGAACACGTCAAGGCGCTTGAGATGTTCGTTGAGATGGTGGTGAGTTTTGGTTTTGAGCCCAACGCGTTTACGTTGTCTGCCGCGGTTAAGGCTTGCTCTCAGATCGGAGATGTCAGGCTAGGGAGGTGCTTCCATTGTGTTGTCATCGCTCGTGGTTTCGAGTGGAACCATGTTATCTCCAGCACGTTAGCCTATATGTATGGTGTAAATCAAGAACCCGTTGATGCACGCCGCGTGTTCGACGAAATGCCTGAGCCAGATGTTTTTAGTTGGACAGCTGTCCTCTCTGCGTATTCTAAGAACGACTTGTATGAACAGGCTTTGGGGCTTTTCTACGTGGTGAATAGGGGGAAAGGGTTGGTGCCTGATGAGTCTACGTTTGGGACTGTTTTGACGGCTTGTGGTAACCTGAGGAGGGTGAAGCGAGGGAAAGAGATTCACGGGAAGCTTATTACTAATGGGATTAGTAGCAATGTGGTTGTGGAGAGTAGTCTTTTAGATATGTATGGTAAATGCGGATCGGTACGGGAGGCTAGGCAAGTGTTCAATGGGATGTCCAAGAAGAACACCGTATCATGGTCTGCTTTACTTGGGGGATACTCTCAGAACGGAGAGCACGAGAGAGTTATTGAAATGTTCAGGGAAATGGACGAGAAAGATCTCTACTGTTTCGGAACTCTTCTTAAGGCTTGTGCTGGTTTGGCAGCTGTAAGACTTGGGAAAGAGGTTCACGGACAGTACGTTAGGAGAGGCTGTCGTGATAATGTGATTGTGGAATCGGCTTTGGTTGACTTGTATGGAAAATCTGGTTGCGTTGATTCTGCTACTCGTGTGTACTCCAAAATGACGATCAGGAACATGATAACGTGGAACGCAATGCTATCTGCGCTAGCTCAGAACGGAAGAGGTGAAGAAGCTGTCAGTTTCTTCAATGATATGGTCAAAAAGGGGATAAAGCCTGACTACATAAGTTTTATCGCGGTTCTCACCGCATGTAGTCATACGGGTTTGGTTGAGGAAGGACGAAACTACTTTGCGATGATGACTGAGAGTTACGGGATTAAACCAGGTACTGAGCATTACAGTTGCATGATTGACCTTCTAGGCCGTGCTGGTTTGTTTGAAGAAGCAGAAAATATGTTGGAGAGAGCAGAGTGTAGAGATGATGCGTCTCTATGGGGTGTTCTACTTGGACCTTGTGCTGCAGATGCGGATGCCTTGGCTATTGCAGAGCGGATTGCAAAGAGAATGATGGAGTTGGACCCAAAATACCATATGAGCTATGTGCTTCTGAGTAACATGTACAAGTCGATAGGTCGCCATGGTGATGCACTCAAGATTCGTAGGTTGATGGTGAGAAGAGGAGTAATTAAGACTATTGGACAGAGCTGGGTTGATGCTCATTAG
- the LOC106307960 gene encoding secretory carrier-associated membrane protein 2 isoform X3 encodes MARHDPNPFADEEINPFANYTNVPPANNSYLKPLPPEPYDRGATVDIPLDSGKDLRAREMELQAKENELKRKEQELKRREDAIARTGVVIEEKNWPEFFPLIHNDIPNEIPLHLQKIQYVAFTTLLGLVGSLLWNFVAVTVAWIKGEGPTIWLMSIIYFIAGVPGAYVLWYRPLYRATRTDSALKFGAFFFFYVFHIAFCGFAAVAPPVIFQGKSLTGFLPALELLTTNAAVGIMYFIGAGFFCVETLLNIWVIQQVYAYFRGSGKAAEMKREAAKSTLMRAL; translated from the exons ATGGCACGACATGATCCTAATCCATTTGCTGATGAAGAGATCAATCCTTTCGCG AATTATACAAATGTTCCTCCAGCAAACAACTCATACCTCAAGCCGCTTCCACCGGAACCTTATGATCGTGGTGCAACCGTTGATATCCCTTTGGATTCCGGCAAG GATCTTCGAGCTAGAGAGATGGAACTCCAGGCTAAAGAGAACGAACTGAAGCGGAAAGAGCAG GAGCTTAAAAGAAGAGAAGATGCAATTGCGCGAA CTGGAGTAGTCATTGAGGAGAAGAATTGGCCCGAGTTTTTCCCTTTAATTCATAATGACATTCCAAATGAGATTCCGCTTCATCTACAGAAGATCCAATATGTCGCATTCACCACACTGTTAG GATTAGTAGGAAGTCTCTTGTGGAATTTTGTGGCAGTAACTGTAGCTTGGATCAAAGGAGAAG GTCCCACTATATGGCTTATGTCAATCATCTACTTCATTGCTGGGGTCCCTGGGGCTTACGTCTTATGGTATCGTCCTCTTTACCGAGCTACCCG AACTGATAGTGCCCTGAAGTTTGGAGCTTTTTTCTTCTTTTACGTG TTTCACATCGCATTCTGCGGCTTTGCTGCAGTAGCTCCACCAGTCATCTTTCAAGGAAAGTCTCTCAC AGGTTTCTTGCCAGCACTTGAGCTTCTAACTACTAATGCTGCGGTCGGT ATAATGTACTTCATTGGAGCCGGGTTCTTCTGTGTCGAAACACTCCTCAATATCTGGGTGATACAG CAAGTATATGCATACTTCCGAGGGAGTGGCAAAGCTGCAGAGATGAAGCGTGAAGCTGCAAAATCAACCTTGATGCGTGCACTATAA
- the LOC106307960 gene encoding secretory carrier-associated membrane protein 2 isoform X2, whose protein sequence is MARHDPNPFADEEINPFANYTNVPPANNSYLKPLPPEPYDRGATVDIPLDSGKDLRAREMELQAKENELKRKEQELKRREDAIARTGVVIEEKNWPEFFPLIHNDIPNEIPLHLQKIQYVAFTTLLGLVGSLLWNFVAVTVAWIKGEGPTIWLMSIIYFIAGVPGAYVLWYRPLYRATRTDSALKFGAFFFFYVFHIAFCGFAAVAPPVIFQGKSLTGFLPALELLTTNAAVGVSITSAPSQVLNFSLLATVLPSFFSPTDNVLHWSRVLLCRNTPQYLGDTASICILPREWQSCRDEA, encoded by the exons ATGGCACGACATGATCCTAATCCATTTGCTGATGAAGAGATCAATCCTTTCGCG AATTATACAAATGTTCCTCCAGCAAACAACTCATACCTCAAGCCGCTTCCACCGGAACCTTATGATCGTGGTGCAACCGTTGATATCCCTTTGGATTCCGGCAAG GATCTTCGAGCTAGAGAGATGGAACTCCAGGCTAAAGAGAACGAACTGAAGCGGAAAGAGCAG GAGCTTAAAAGAAGAGAAGATGCAATTGCGCGAA CTGGAGTAGTCATTGAGGAGAAGAATTGGCCCGAGTTTTTCCCTTTAATTCATAATGACATTCCAAATGAGATTCCGCTTCATCTACAGAAGATCCAATATGTCGCATTCACCACACTGTTAG GATTAGTAGGAAGTCTCTTGTGGAATTTTGTGGCAGTAACTGTAGCTTGGATCAAAGGAGAAG GTCCCACTATATGGCTTATGTCAATCATCTACTTCATTGCTGGGGTCCCTGGGGCTTACGTCTTATGGTATCGTCCTCTTTACCGAGCTACCCG AACTGATAGTGCCCTGAAGTTTGGAGCTTTTTTCTTCTTTTACGTG TTTCACATCGCATTCTGCGGCTTTGCTGCAGTAGCTCCACCAGTCATCTTTCAAGGAAAGTCTCTCAC AGGTTTCTTGCCAGCACTTGAGCTTCTAACTACTAATGCTGCGGTCGGTGTAAGTATTACTTCTGCTCCTTCACAAGTACTTAACTTCAGCTTGCTTGCGACAGTCTTACCATCTTTTTTCTCCCCCACAGATAATGTACTTCATTGGAGCCGGGTTCTTCTGTGTCGAAACACTCCTCAATATCTGGGTGATACAG CAAGTATATGCATACTTCCGAGGGAGTGGCAAAGCTGCAGAGATGAAGCGTGA
- the LOC106307960 gene encoding secretory carrier-associated membrane protein 2 isoform X1, with translation MARHDPNPFADEEINPFANYTNVPPANNSYLKPLPPEPYDRGATVDIPLDSGKDLRAREMELQAKENELKRKEQELKRREDAIARTGVVIEEKNWPEFFPLIHNDIPNEIPLHLQKIQYVAFTTLLGLVGSLLWNFVAVTVAWIKGEGPTIWLMSIIYFIAGVPGAYVLWYRPLYRATRTDSALKFGAFFFFYVFHIAFCGFAAVAPPVIFQGKSLTGFLPALELLTTNAAVGVSITSAPSQVLNFSLLATVLPSFFSPTDNVLHWSRVLLCRNTPQYLGDTGFKLLLTPKFINTITCLFL, from the exons ATGGCACGACATGATCCTAATCCATTTGCTGATGAAGAGATCAATCCTTTCGCG AATTATACAAATGTTCCTCCAGCAAACAACTCATACCTCAAGCCGCTTCCACCGGAACCTTATGATCGTGGTGCAACCGTTGATATCCCTTTGGATTCCGGCAAG GATCTTCGAGCTAGAGAGATGGAACTCCAGGCTAAAGAGAACGAACTGAAGCGGAAAGAGCAG GAGCTTAAAAGAAGAGAAGATGCAATTGCGCGAA CTGGAGTAGTCATTGAGGAGAAGAATTGGCCCGAGTTTTTCCCTTTAATTCATAATGACATTCCAAATGAGATTCCGCTTCATCTACAGAAGATCCAATATGTCGCATTCACCACACTGTTAG GATTAGTAGGAAGTCTCTTGTGGAATTTTGTGGCAGTAACTGTAGCTTGGATCAAAGGAGAAG GTCCCACTATATGGCTTATGTCAATCATCTACTTCATTGCTGGGGTCCCTGGGGCTTACGTCTTATGGTATCGTCCTCTTTACCGAGCTACCCG AACTGATAGTGCCCTGAAGTTTGGAGCTTTTTTCTTCTTTTACGTG TTTCACATCGCATTCTGCGGCTTTGCTGCAGTAGCTCCACCAGTCATCTTTCAAGGAAAGTCTCTCAC AGGTTTCTTGCCAGCACTTGAGCTTCTAACTACTAATGCTGCGGTCGGTGTAAGTATTACTTCTGCTCCTTCACAAGTACTTAACTTCAGCTTGCTTGCGACAGTCTTACCATCTTTTTTCTCCCCCACAGATAATGTACTTCATTGGAGCCGGGTTCTTCTGTGTCGAAACACTCCTCAATATCTGGGTGATACAGGTTTCAAACTTCTTCTTACTCCCAAATTTATCAACACTATAACTTGTCTGTTTCTCTAA
- the LOC106307487 gene encoding probable protein phosphatase 2C 1 encodes MGGCVSKSNEETIYRPRLGMGCCGSKMGRRTLSGRIVSLHDLVSIPNRITSSGKSKSSCVFTQQGRKGVNQDSMIVWQDFMSKDMTFCGVFDGHGPNGHLVSRKVRESLPVRLLSFMHSIQSKQNGSTSKSDSQEASEEDKLKLLWEEAFLKSFNAMDKELRSHPNVECFCSGSTAVTVIKQGSHLFMGNIGDSRAILGSKDSNDSMVAVQLTVDLKPDLPREEERIKQCKGRVFALEDEPEVPRVWLPFDNAPGLAMARAFGDFCVKDYGVISIPDFSHRLLTDRDQFIVLASDGVWDVLSNEEVVEVVASASSRASAARLVVDSASREWKLKYPTSKMDDCAVVCLFLDGKMDSESSDYEEQRSSSVESDESQRGEPCLQRNATVRSSSVDNNRCGNVNAEEKGTEGEQNSLVQLPRFSGD; translated from the exons ATGGGAGGTTGTGTGTCCAAGAGCAATGAAGAGACTATCTATCGTCCGCGTCTCGGGATGGGATGCTGTGGGAGCAAAATGGGGAGGAGAACGCTCTCAGGCCGCATCGTTTCACTTCATGACTTGGTCTCTATTCCTAATAGGATCACCAGCAGCGGAAAGAGCAAGAGTTCTTGCGTTTTCACTCAACAGGGACGCAAGGGAGTTAATCAGGACTCCATGATCGTCTGGCAA GATTTTATGTCGAAAGATATGACATTCTGCGGTGTTTTTGATGGGCACGGTCCTAACGGTCACCTTGTTTCTCGTAAAGTGAGAGAGTCATTGCCTGTAAGGTTGCTCTCTTTCATGCACTCGATTCAGTCTAAGCAAAACGGATCCACAAGCAAATCTGATAGCCAAGAAGCTAGTGAGGAGGATAAACTGAAGCTCCTGTGGGAAGAAGCTTTCTTGAAATCATTCAATGCTATGGATAAGGAACTTCGATCACATCCTAATGTAGAATGCTTCTGCAGCGGCAGCACTGCCGTTACAGTCATTAAGCAG GGGTCACATCTGTTCATGGGAAACATTGGGGACTCTCGGGCGATACTTGGATCCAAAGACAGCAATGATTCAATGGTTGCAGTTCAGCTAACAGTTGACTTGAAGCCTGACTTACCAA GGGAAGAAGAGAGGATCAAGCAGTGTAAAGGTCGTGTGTTTGCGCTCGAAGACGAGCCAGAGGTGCCACGAGTCTGGCTACCATTTGATAACGCTCCTGGACTAGCCATGGCTAGGGCGTTTGGTGATTTCTGTGTGAAGGACTACGGTGTAATATCAATACCCGACTTCTCTCACCGTCTTCTTACTGATAGAGATCAGTTCATTGTCTTGGCATCAGATGGA GTATGGGATGTGCTAAGCAACGAAGAAGTGGTTGAAGTCGTGGCGTCAGCTTCAAGCAGAGCATCAGCAGCTAGGCTAGTGGTGGATTCAGCTTCACGCGAATGGAAACTTAAGTACCCGACTTCGAAAATGGACGATTGTGCAGTTGTGTGTTTGTTTCTTGACGGGAAGATGGACTCAGAGTCGTCAGATTACGAAGAACAAAGATCCTCTTCAGTAGAATCAGATGAAAGCCAGAGAGGAGAGCCGTGTCTTCAGAGAAACGCTACGGTCAGGTCATCATCAGTAGATAACAACAGATGCGGTAATGTGAATGCAGAGGAGAAAGGGACGGAAGGAGAACAGAACTCACTTGTTCAGCTCCCCAGATTCTCTGGAGACTAA
- the LOC106307652 gene encoding photosystem II repair protein PSB27-H1, chloroplastic-like, which yields MASASPTATLLKPNPPPPPHKPTVITASVSPPLRHTLLRRDLLSLTAASTLILTQSIIPFVAPSPASAAEDEEYVKDTSAVISKVRTTLSMERTDPNVADTVAELREASNSWVAKYRKEKALLGKASFRDMYAALNAVSGHYVSFGPTAPIPAKRKARILEEMETAEKALSRGR from the coding sequence ATGGCTTCAGCTTCACCGACAGCTACTCTTCTCAAACCCAATCCTCCTCCTCCGCCGCATAAACCGACCGTCATCACCGCCTCCGTATCTCCTCCTCTTCGCCACACCCTCCTCCGCCGCGATTTACTCTCATTAACCGCCGCATCAACGCTTATTCTAACGCAGTCAATTATTCCGTTTGTAGCTCCGTCGCCAGCTTCTGCCGCCGAAGACGAAGAGTACGTGAAGGATACGTCGGCGGTGATCTCTAAAGTTCGAACGACGCTCTCGATGGAGAGGACGGATCCGAACGTGGCGGACACGGTGGCGGAGCTGAGAGAGGCGTCGAACTCGTGGGTGGCGAAGTACAGGAAAGAGAAAGCGCTGCTGGGGAAAGCGTCGTTCAGGGACATGTACGCGGCGTTGAACGCAGTGTCGGGACATTACGTGAGCTTTGGACCGACGGCTCCGATACCGGCGAAGAGGAAGGCGAGGATTCTTGAAGAGATGGAGACTGCTGAGAAAGCTCTTTCAAGAGGAAGATAA
- the LOC106308351 gene encoding uncharacterized protein LOC106308351, which translates to MAVKTDISKAYDRLEWDFIAAVLERLGFHQHWIGLIMQCISSVTYSFLINGSPRGKVIPSRGIHQGDLLSPYIFILCSEVLSDLCNKAQAEGRIQGIRVSRGSPRINHLLFADDTMFFLKAERESTLALKEIMHRYGTASGQSINFEKSSVTFSRRAPAELKNMVHTELQIQKEGGVGKYLGLPEIFGRKKKDMFSSIVDRIVQKASSWSNRYLSAAGKMVMLQSVLSSIPSYSMTCFKLHVSLCNHIQSALTRFWWDDKTGKRKMAWLAWDKMTLSKSNGGLGIRDVQAFNDAFLAKISWRLKENPDCLLGRILLSKYCPDGNLLTCTALSAASHGWQSILLGRDLLVKNLGWIVGDGASIKIWDDAWLSLEAPCRPMGPATSETASLCVKDLIQEGNGEWNREFVQTVLPFEEERVLSITPSTKGASDVLKWLGTKTGEYKVKTGYYTAMAEVTEEILEGEATPEFDWRRTVWNLKIAPKVKMFTWKCLKGLTSSPLVPWILWALWKARNKYVFENFDGSPADILSQAIGATKEWAAAQDKKERGSQRVTQPLPHEAGTVARSDAAWSALTKNAGLGWVVVTREQRTLFKLGIAFTPSALVSEALALKEAVMACFRIGVKDVRFESDSRMLINAINGKDPLFEIYGVVEDIHILSNAFDDVSFAWLSRERNGEADMLAKNALRVV; encoded by the exons ATGGCAGTGAAGACGGACATAAGTAAAGCATACGATCGGCTTGAATGGGATTTCATAGCTGCAGTGCTAGAGAGACTCGGATTTCACCAACATTGGATTGGTCTAATCATGCAGTGTATCTCGTCAGTTACATATTCCTTCCTCATCAACGGTTCGCCTAGAGGAAAGGTTATACCGAGTCGAGGGATTCACCAAGGCGATCTCCTCTCGCCCTACATATTCATATTATGTAGTGAAGTGCTCTCGGATCTTTGTAACAAAGCACAAGCAGAAGGACGCATCCAAGGCATTAGGGTTTCTCGGGGGAGTCCCCGGATTAACCATCTTCTTTTCGCGGATGATACTATGTTCTTCCTAAAAGCGGAAAGAGAGTCGACTTTAGCTCTCAAAGAAATTATGCATCGTTATGGGACAGCGTCTGGTCAATCAATTAATTTTGAAAAGTCATCTGTTACCTTTTCACGCAGAGCTCCGGCTGAACTGAAAAATATGGTCCATACAGAGCTTCAAATCCAAAAAGAAGGCGGTGTTGGAAAGTATCTCGGGCTTCCAGAAATTTTCGGGAGAAAGAAGAAAGACATGTTCTCGTCAATAGTGGATCGTATTGTCCAAAAAGCAAGCAGTTGGTCTAACCGGTACCTATCCGCAGCAGGAAAGATGGTAATGCTTCAAAGTGTTCTCTCCTCTATACCATCCTACTCCATGACCTGCTTCAAACTGCATGTATCTCTTTGCAATCACATCCAATCAGCGTTAACGCGCTTTTGGTGGGATGACAAGACGGGGAAGAGAAAGATGGCATGGTTAGCTTGGGATAAAATGACTCTGTCTAAGAGTAATGGTGGACTGGGCATACGGGACGTGCAAGCTTTCAATGATGCCTTCTTAGCTAAAATTAGCTGGCGGCTAAAAGAAAACCCCGACTGTCTATTGGGCAGGATCTTATTGTCTAAGTACTGTCCAGATGGAAATCTTCTAACTTGTACTGCCCTGTCCGCGGCTTCCCATGGGTGGCAGAGCATTCTGTTGGGTAGAGATCTTCTGGTAAAAAATCTGGGTTGGATAGTAGGAGATGGAGCGTCGATCAAGATATGGGATGATGCTTGGCTGAGCCTCGAAGCCCCGTGTAGACCTATGGGACCTGCAACTAGTGAGACGGCTTCATTGTGCGTAAAAGACCTTATTCAAGAAGGGAATGGCGAATGGAACAGAGAATTTGTGCAAACAGTTCTACCTTTTGAGGAGGAAAGAGTGTTGAGTATCACTCCCAGTACAAAAGGAGCCTCGGACGTTCTTAAATGGCTGGGAACTAAGACAGGAGAGTACAAGGTCAAAACAGGATACTACACGGCCATGGCCGAAGTAACTGAAGAAATTTTGGAGGGAGAAGCTACCCCTGAGTTTGACTGGAGAAGAACAGTATGGAACCTAAAAATTGCTCCAAAGGTTAAGATGTTTACCTGGAAGTGTTTGAAAG GACTAACATCCTCCCCTCTTGTGCCCTGGATCCTTTGGGCATTGTGGAAGGCTCGCAACAAATATGTTTTTGAGAATTTTGATGGGAGTCCGGCAGACATTTTATCGCAAGCAATAGGTGCAACAAAAGAATGGGCCGCAGCGCAAGACAAAAAAGAAAGAGGCAGCCAAAGGGTTACCCAACCCCTTCCCCATGAAGCTGGAACAGTCGCAAGGTCTGATGCTGCGTGGTCGGCGTTAACAAAGAATGCGGGTCTTGGCTGGGTCGTGGTGACTCGAGAACAGAGGACTCTGTTTAAGCTAGGAATCGCCTTCACCCCCTCAGCCCTAGTTTCTGAAGCCCTAGCCTTGAAGGAAGCGGTGATGGCTTGTTTCAGGATAGGAGTAAAGGATGTGAGATTTGAATCAGACTCAAGGATGCTGATTAACGCCATCAACGGCAAAGACCCTCTGTTTGAGATTTACGGAGTTGTGGAGGATATCCACATTCTATCTAATGCTTTTGATGATGTTAGCTTTGCTTGGTTGTCGAGAGAGAGAAATGGTGAGGCTGATATGCTTGCCAAGAATGCATTAAGGGTTGTATGA